Proteins from a genomic interval of Paenibacillus lentus:
- the dnaK gene encoding molecular chaperone DnaK: protein MSKVIGIDLGTTNSCVAVMEGGEAVVIPNPEGARTTPSVVGFKKDGERVVGETAKRQAITNPDRTIISIKRHMGTDHKESIDGKEMTPQEISAIILQKLKSDAEAYLGQTVSQAVITVPAYFNDSQRQATKDAGKIAGLEVLRIVNEPTAAALAYGMEKAEDQTILVYDLGGGTFDVSILELGDGFFEVKATSGDNSLGGDDFDQVIIDYLVAEFKKDQGIDLSKDKAAVQRLKDAAEKAKKELSGVLTTTISLPFITVADGVPQHLEMNLTRAKFEELSAHLVERTLEPTRRALSDSGLTPSEIDRVVLVGGSTRIPAVQEAIKKLTGKEPHKGVNPDEVVALGAAVQAGVLTGDVKDVVLLDVTPLSLGIETAGGVFTKMIERNTTIPTSKSQIFSTYADNQPSVEIHVLQGEREMAAGNKTLGRFMLGDIPLAPRGVPQIEVTFDIDANGIVNVSATDKGTGKSQKITITSSSGLSEEEVEKMMKDAELHAEEDKKRKELVEAKNNGDQLIYSVDKTIKELGDKVDAAEADKANAAKDELKKALEGDNLDEIKAASEKLTEIVQQLSVKLYEQAQAQAGQAEGADGAAAGGPGKDNVVDAEYEVVDEDKKQD, encoded by the coding sequence ATGAGCAAAGTAATTGGTATTGACTTAGGAACTACAAACTCTTGCGTAGCGGTCATGGAAGGTGGCGAAGCCGTCGTTATTCCTAACCCGGAAGGCGCGCGTACAACACCATCCGTGGTAGGCTTTAAGAAAGACGGTGAGCGTGTTGTCGGCGAAACAGCAAAACGCCAGGCAATCACGAATCCGGATCGCACAATTATTTCTATTAAAAGACATATGGGTACAGACCATAAAGAAAGCATCGACGGAAAGGAAATGACACCGCAAGAAATTTCGGCAATTATTCTGCAAAAGCTGAAATCCGATGCAGAGGCTTATCTTGGTCAAACTGTATCCCAAGCTGTTATTACCGTTCCAGCTTATTTCAATGACAGTCAGCGTCAAGCGACGAAGGATGCTGGTAAAATCGCTGGTCTTGAAGTATTGCGTATCGTGAACGAGCCAACGGCGGCCGCTCTTGCTTACGGCATGGAGAAAGCGGAAGACCAAACGATTCTTGTATATGACCTTGGTGGCGGTACATTTGACGTATCCATTCTGGAGCTTGGGGACGGCTTCTTCGAAGTTAAGGCGACAAGCGGGGACAACAGTCTGGGCGGCGACGACTTTGACCAGGTGATCATCGACTATCTGGTAGCTGAATTCAAGAAGGATCAAGGCATCGATCTCAGTAAGGATAAAGCAGCAGTGCAGCGTCTTAAGGATGCGGCCGAGAAAGCGAAGAAGGAATTGTCCGGCGTGTTGACGACGACGATTTCCCTTCCGTTTATCACCGTAGCCGATGGCGTACCACAGCACTTGGAGATGAACTTGACCCGCGCTAAATTCGAAGAGCTGTCCGCACATCTCGTAGAACGGACGCTTGAACCGACACGTCGCGCACTTAGCGACTCCGGCCTGACTCCATCGGAAATCGATAGAGTTGTATTGGTTGGCGGCTCCACGCGGATTCCTGCTGTTCAAGAAGCGATCAAGAAGTTGACGGGCAAAGAGCCGCACAAAGGCGTTAACCCGGACGAGGTTGTTGCGTTGGGTGCAGCTGTGCAAGCGGGCGTACTTACAGGTGACGTGAAAGACGTTGTATTGCTGGACGTAACACCGCTATCCCTCGGTATCGAAACTGCAGGTGGCGTGTTTACAAAAATGATCGAGCGCAACACAACGATCCCAACAAGTAAATCACAAATCTTCTCCACCTATGCGGACAATCAGCCGAGCGTTGAGATTCACGTTCTGCAAGGGGAGCGTGAGATGGCCGCTGGTAACAAAACGCTGGGACGCTTTATGCTTGGCGATATTCCACTCGCACCGCGCGGCGTACCGCAAATCGAAGTTACCTTTGACATCGATGCTAACGGAATCGTTAACGTATCGGCTACGGACAAAGGAACCGGCAAGAGCCAAAAAATCACGATCACTTCTTCCAGCGGCTTGAGCGAAGAAGAAGTAGAGAAAATGATGAAGGATGCCGAGCTTCATGCGGAAGAAGATAAGAAACGCAAAGAGCTTGTCGAAGCGAAAAACAACGGCGACCAGCTTATTTACAGCGTAGACAAAACAATCAAGGAGCTTGGCGATAAAGTGGACGCTGCCGAGGCGGACAAAGCGAATGCAGCTAAGGATGAGCTCAAGAAGGCGCTTGAAGGCGACAACCTTGACGAAATCAAAGCCGCTTCCGAGAAGCTGACAGAAATCGTACAGCAATTGTCCGTGAAGCTGTATGAACAGGCTCAGGCGCAAGCAGGTCAGGCTGAAGGCGCTGATGGTGCTGCAGCCGGCGGTCCAGGCAAAGACAACGTCGTGGATGCAGAGTACGAGGTTGTGGACGAAGACAAGAAACAAGACTAA
- the dnaJ gene encoding molecular chaperone DnaJ, with protein MAEKRDYYEVLGVGKSASDDEIKKAYRKLARQYHPDVNKAPDAEDKFKEVKEAYDVLSDSGKRARYDQYGHIDPNQGMGGGFSGADFGGFGDIFDMFFGGGGRRDPNAPQRGNDLQYTMTIEFKEAVFGKESDITIPRTENCDTCFGSGAKPGTKPETCSVCRGTGQEEVVQNTPFGRMVNRRACSSCSGRGQIIKEKCSTCQGSGKVKKQRKIHVRIPAGVDDGAQLRMTGEGEGGLRGGPAGDLYIVIRVKSHDFFEREGDDIYCEVPLTFAQAALGDEIEIPTLTEKVKLKVPAGTQTGTYFRLKGKGVPRLRGIGQGDQHIKVVVVTPSKLSEEQKELLRQFAAMSGEHTHENEQSFFDRMKRAFRGD; from the coding sequence ATGGCTGAAAAGCGCGATTACTATGAGGTGCTTGGCGTTGGCAAGAGCGCCTCGGATGATGAGATCAAGAAAGCTTATCGCAAGCTGGCGCGTCAGTATCACCCTGACGTGAACAAGGCGCCGGATGCGGAAGATAAGTTTAAAGAAGTTAAAGAAGCTTACGACGTCCTAAGCGATTCGGGAAAACGTGCTCGGTACGACCAATACGGCCATATTGATCCGAACCAAGGAATGGGCGGCGGATTTTCCGGTGCGGATTTCGGAGGTTTTGGCGATATTTTTGATATGTTCTTCGGCGGCGGCGGTCGCCGGGATCCAAACGCGCCGCAGCGCGGAAATGATCTGCAGTATACGATGACGATCGAATTCAAGGAGGCCGTCTTCGGTAAAGAGAGCGACATCACGATTCCACGTACGGAAAATTGCGATACATGCTTTGGCTCCGGTGCAAAACCGGGAACGAAGCCGGAGACTTGTTCCGTTTGCCGGGGTACTGGACAAGAGGAAGTGGTTCAAAATACGCCGTTCGGCCGGATGGTGAACCGCCGTGCTTGCAGCAGCTGTTCGGGCAGAGGACAGATCATTAAAGAGAAGTGTTCAACTTGCCAGGGCAGCGGAAAAGTAAAGAAGCAGCGTAAAATCCATGTTCGCATTCCAGCCGGGGTAGATGACGGCGCGCAATTGCGGATGACTGGCGAAGGGGAAGGCGGCCTGCGCGGTGGCCCGGCCGGGGACTTATACATCGTCATTCGTGTGAAGTCGCATGACTTCTTCGAGCGTGAGGGCGATGATATTTACTGTGAGGTTCCATTAACCTTTGCGCAAGCGGCGCTCGGGGATGAAATCGAAATTCCGACGCTAACCGAGAAGGTGAAGCTGAAAGTACCGGCAGGCACTCAGACAGGTACCTATTTCCGTCTTAAAGGCAAAGGTGTTCCGCGGCTGCGTGGCATCGGTCAGGGCGACCAGCATATTAAGGTTGTCGTCGTGACGCCAAGCAAGCTGAGTGAGGAGCAGAAAGAGTTGCTACGGCAATTTGCCGCTATGAGCGGAGAGCATACGCATGAAAATGAGCAATCGTTCTTTGATCGGATGAAGCGGGCATTCCGTGGAGATTGA
- the dcuS gene encoding DcuS/MalK family sensor histidine kinase, whose translation MKRKQIFRLQTTITLLVCLVLAFVLLIIYFMFSQQFKNQTRRNLEERVVAVSRTMALTPSVQEALGNPQSSFNIQQYANKIRRLNDVEFVVVIDMEGIRRSHPVPELVGQHVAGGDEQPVLSRGEHKISIAEGTLGTSLRAYVPVFNAEGSQVGAVLTGVLLRRVSAEASRNQWILYWGLGLGGGIGAIGAYLLARKIKQTIYDMEPFEIAKLLKERNAMLQSAKEGIIAVDEHLQVTLLNEEGRRLFRQAGLPAKLVDEDIRSIWPGLGCDKILRTGESVSDEEVELGAVIVRVSSVPILVNGEVAGVIATFRDKTEIRMMNERLSGLSSYAEALRAQAHEFRNKLHVIYGMAHMAYYDQLQAYISETLQTHESEVGAVTEQIRDQVMAGFILGKMSRAREAGIDFVLLKHSSLPEPSRSEVMHHLITILGNLFDNAMESLKAEHLGLEDPLIELSVCYEERTGELNCIIRDNGSGISEEIQTAIYDKGFSTKGDDRGMGLYLVMLRVKELGGRIDCLSRRGEGTQFTVSVPYAVKDAVI comes from the coding sequence GTGAAGAGAAAACAAATATTCCGTCTGCAGACCACGATTACCTTATTAGTGTGTCTTGTTCTCGCCTTCGTATTGTTGATTATATATTTCATGTTCAGTCAGCAATTCAAAAATCAAACCAGGCGTAATTTAGAAGAAAGGGTTGTTGCCGTATCGCGAACGATGGCTCTTACGCCTTCTGTGCAGGAGGCACTGGGCAACCCGCAAAGTTCATTCAACATTCAACAGTATGCGAATAAGATTCGGCGACTTAACGATGTTGAATTTGTCGTGGTGATTGATATGGAAGGCATCCGTAGATCCCACCCGGTTCCGGAGCTAGTTGGGCAGCATGTTGCTGGAGGAGATGAGCAGCCCGTTCTGTCTCGCGGAGAGCATAAAATTTCAATCGCTGAAGGTACGCTGGGCACTTCTCTGCGGGCATACGTTCCGGTTTTTAATGCGGAGGGTAGCCAGGTCGGAGCGGTTCTGACAGGAGTATTGCTTCGGCGGGTATCCGCAGAAGCATCTAGGAATCAATGGATTCTATATTGGGGACTTGGACTCGGCGGGGGGATCGGTGCCATCGGGGCGTATTTGCTAGCTCGTAAAATTAAACAAACCATTTATGATATGGAGCCGTTCGAAATCGCTAAACTGCTGAAAGAACGAAACGCGATGCTTCAGTCGGCGAAAGAAGGAATTATTGCGGTAGACGAGCATTTGCAGGTTACGCTGCTCAATGAAGAGGGACGCAGATTGTTTAGGCAAGCGGGATTACCTGCCAAGCTAGTGGATGAAGATATTAGGAGCATTTGGCCAGGTTTGGGGTGCGATAAGATATTACGCACAGGCGAGTCTGTTTCAGATGAAGAAGTAGAACTAGGAGCGGTAATCGTACGCGTGAGCAGTGTTCCTATTCTAGTGAACGGAGAGGTTGCGGGAGTCATTGCGACCTTCAGAGATAAGACAGAAATCCGGATGATGAATGAGCGATTATCAGGGCTGTCATCCTACGCAGAAGCATTGCGGGCTCAAGCTCATGAATTTCGAAACAAGCTTCACGTCATCTATGGAATGGCTCACATGGCGTATTACGATCAATTGCAAGCGTATATTTCTGAGACGCTCCAGACGCATGAATCCGAAGTGGGAGCAGTCACAGAGCAAATTAGAGATCAAGTCATGGCCGGGTTCATCTTGGGAAAAATGAGCAGAGCCCGGGAGGCGGGCATTGATTTCGTGCTTCTGAAGCATAGCTCACTACCCGAGCCAAGCCGCAGTGAAGTGATGCATCACTTAATAACGATATTGGGAAATTTATTCGATAATGCAATGGAATCGTTGAAAGCCGAGCATCTCGGCCTTGAAGATCCGCTGATCGAGCTCTCTGTTTGTTATGAAGAACGCACAGGTGAGCTGAATTGTATTATTCGAGATAATGGCAGCGGGATTAGCGAGGAAATCCAAACTGCGATATACGACAAAGGGTTTTCCACCAAAGGAGATGATCGGGGAATGGGACTATATCTCGTCATGCTGAGGGTAAAAGAACTTGGCGGCAGAATAG